The Xanthomonas sp. CFBP 8443 genome has a window encoding:
- a CDS encoding OBAP family protein — protein sequence MRTTLLAPLLLALAACSRDNTEPATHPPGAEETAKTDMLEAGAKALQGNGPLAKLDIHLVGFHPMKDHPHQQMEAHHFCRQVNQDFAQCALFDGDSAQANLTGVEYIISETLFQRLPPEERGYWHPHNGEILSGQLSAPGLPLAAEKELMRTKMNSYGKTWHTWHTRDGAAPGDAMPTGEAMLAWSFNRDGELQPSLQARRDKIATHSAAELRADRKDLTGLAKPQEGVDLLRPAFPNATPIPGVVDARASKPK from the coding sequence ATGCGCACCACCTTGCTGGCCCCACTGCTGCTCGCCCTCGCCGCCTGCTCGCGCGACAATACCGAACCGGCCACGCACCCGCCGGGCGCCGAAGAGACCGCCAAGACCGACATGCTCGAAGCCGGCGCCAAGGCGCTGCAGGGCAACGGCCCGCTGGCCAAGCTCGACATCCACCTGGTCGGCTTCCACCCGATGAAGGACCACCCGCACCAGCAGATGGAAGCGCACCACTTCTGCCGCCAGGTCAACCAGGATTTCGCGCAGTGCGCCCTGTTCGACGGCGACAGCGCGCAGGCCAACCTGACCGGCGTCGAGTACATCATCTCCGAGACCCTGTTCCAGCGCCTGCCGCCCGAGGAGCGCGGCTACTGGCATCCGCACAATGGCGAGATCCTGTCCGGGCAGCTGTCCGCGCCCGGCTTGCCGCTGGCCGCGGAAAAGGAACTGATGCGGACCAAGATGAACAGCTACGGCAAGACCTGGCACACCTGGCATACGCGCGACGGCGCCGCTCCCGGCGACGCGATGCCGACCGGCGAGGCGATGCTGGCCTGGTCGTTCAACCGCGACGGCGAACTGCAACCGTCGCTGCAGGCGCGCCGCGACAAGATCGCCACGCACAGCGCGGCCGAACTGCGTGCCGACCGCAAGGATCTCACTGGACTGGCGAAGCCGCAGGAAGGCGTGGACCTGCTGCGCCCGGCGTTCCCCAACGCCACGCCGATTCCTGGCGTGGTGGATGCGCGGGCATCGAAGCCAAAGTGA
- a CDS encoding transposase, protein MSPVVGIDVAKRSFDLAIDLANGKYRTKAKLPNDPKGFQALHAWLQTHAQADSWIVMEATGTYHEALAEFVHGLGYRVCVLNPAQMALYARSQLTRVKTDRSDAKLIASYGQRHAAQLRPWQPDPPALKQLKALVRRRDDLLQMLQMERNRLDVAAPVVRDSLLENIGQLQARIAQIERAIDDQIDQDPTLRGQRDLLVSIDGIADTSAALMLAELGNVERFAHASAVTAFAGLNPRLQESGKRQGQVCISRTGSPRLRAGLYMPALVAMTHNPVVRALKQRLRERGKAGKQIVCAAMRKLLHLAYGVLKSNTPFDPQKAIAC, encoded by the coding sequence ATGTCCCCAGTCGTCGGCATTGACGTCGCCAAGCGCAGTTTCGATCTGGCCATCGACCTGGCCAACGGCAAGTACCGCACCAAGGCCAAGCTTCCCAACGATCCGAAGGGCTTCCAGGCCCTGCACGCGTGGCTGCAGACGCACGCGCAGGCGGACAGCTGGATCGTGATGGAAGCCACCGGCACCTACCACGAGGCGCTAGCCGAGTTCGTGCATGGGTTGGGCTACCGCGTGTGCGTACTCAACCCAGCGCAGATGGCGCTGTATGCACGCAGCCAGCTGACCCGGGTCAAGACCGACCGCAGCGATGCCAAGCTGATCGCCAGCTACGGCCAGCGCCATGCGGCGCAGCTGCGGCCCTGGCAGCCCGACCCGCCGGCGCTCAAGCAGCTCAAGGCGCTGGTGCGGCGCCGGGACGACCTGCTGCAAATGCTGCAGATGGAGCGCAACCGCCTGGACGTGGCCGCGCCGGTGGTGCGCGACTCGCTCCTGGAGAACATCGGCCAGTTGCAGGCGCGCATCGCGCAGATTGAACGGGCCATCGACGACCAGATCGACCAGGACCCGACCTTGCGCGGGCAGCGCGACCTGCTGGTGAGCATCGATGGGATCGCCGACACCAGCGCGGCGTTGATGCTGGCCGAACTTGGCAATGTGGAGCGCTTCGCCCACGCCTCGGCGGTGACCGCCTTTGCCGGGCTCAACCCCCGGCTGCAGGAGTCCGGCAAGCGCCAGGGCCAGGTCTGCATCTCCCGCACCGGCTCCCCGCGGCTGCGCGCGGGCCTGTACATGCCGGCCCTGGTCGCCATGACCCACAATCCGGTCGTCCGTGCGCTGAAGCAGCGCCTGCGCGAACGCGGCAAAGCCGGCAAGCAAATCGTCTGCGCCGCCATGCGCAAGTTGCTGCATCTTGCCTACGGCGTCCTCAAATCAAACACGCCCTTCGATCCTCAAAAGGCCATTGCCTGTTAG
- a CDS encoding sel1 repeat family protein — protein sequence MHQFKGYAVGGCTALAMAVLLALPGTAAAAADNARTFEDIPAQVMTDGFLEAHLDLFYRRAGIRADKKGEFAEAKKNYQLAARYADKPSQARLGEMYWEGQGGAQDRAMGFLWMALASERGYDAFKTRKMEYWEQLTPEERQRAIKQDKKMLATYGDAVAKPRQEAVLRREAKRSTGSMLGYSGASGVQINGPRGGSIDPEVFYAKEFWEPAAYWKLQDRVWDGRTPGRVDIGDVEDITQETAPKPQEPAKP from the coding sequence ATGCATCAGTTCAAGGGATATGCCGTCGGCGGTTGCACCGCCCTGGCCATGGCGGTTCTGCTGGCGCTGCCCGGCACGGCCGCCGCCGCCGCCGACAATGCGCGTACGTTCGAGGACATTCCGGCGCAGGTGATGACCGACGGCTTCCTCGAGGCGCACTTGGACCTGTTCTACCGTCGCGCCGGGATCCGCGCCGACAAGAAGGGCGAGTTCGCCGAGGCCAAGAAGAACTACCAGCTCGCCGCGCGCTATGCCGACAAGCCGTCGCAGGCGCGGCTGGGCGAGATGTACTGGGAAGGCCAGGGCGGAGCGCAAGATCGCGCGATGGGGTTCCTGTGGATGGCACTGGCCTCCGAGCGCGGCTACGACGCGTTCAAGACGCGCAAGATGGAGTATTGGGAGCAGCTGACGCCCGAAGAGCGGCAGCGCGCGATCAAGCAGGACAAGAAGATGCTGGCCACGTATGGCGATGCTGTGGCCAAGCCGCGCCAGGAAGCAGTGCTGCGCCGCGAAGCCAAACGCAGCACCGGCAGCATGCTCGGCTACTCCGGCGCCTCCGGCGTGCAGATCAACGGCCCGCGCGGCGGCAGCATCGATCCGGAAGTGTTCTACGCCAAGGAATTCTGGGAACCGGCGGCGTACTGGAAGCTGCAGGACCGGGTCTGGGATGGCCGCACGCCCGGCCGCGTGGATATCGGCGATGTCGAGGACATCACCCAGGAAACCGCGCCGAAGCCGCAGGAGCCGGCCAAGCCTTGA
- a CDS encoding TonB-dependent receptor has translation MLLHPHLSASRPAARSSRLSGTPVRHRLAQACAGLLLASIASAAVAQDAAPSLAGTAPQAARGAAAGDAATSLDTITVTAEHREQNLQEVPVSVGVVQGDAMRNYTAGGDDTLLALSGRVPSFYAETTTGRIFPRFYIRGLGNIDFYLGASQPVSIIQDDVVLEHVVLKSNPVYDLDQVEVLRGPQGSLFGRNTTAGIVKFDSIKPSEDYSGRLSASYGSYGTTSLDGGFGGPVNDVLSFRVSALYQHRDDWVDNTYSGPSADGTVTPKKDAMGGYNDRNARLQLLLKPSENFSLLASAHTRDYDGTSTLFLRNAITKGSDKVDVPRDQVAYDEAHDNPQAYKTHGGSVKAVYDFGGVSLTSISAYETTSGYSRGDTDGGAAANYPVNGVANGFGQSMGQVRDLDQYTQELRLASEGDAALQWQAGAFYFDGKDTTDFYQRAYFLQTAARNPNNWVRLRNSNTSWAGFGQLTYKATDALTLTAGVRQTRDSKETRLLKTADTAAGVVTYRGRTDVRMADTQPSWDFSAMYAIDDNVSVYAKVARGFRGPTIQGRSAVFNSDFTTADSETILSWEAGIKSSLFDNRLRLNVTGFTYTVDDIQLNGNDSNGNGVLFNADKAKAYGLEADLDWRPIPNLSLSAGLSLLHSEIQDKRVYAQVCALNGVVVCTVNDPTIKVGANTFAQIDGDPLPNAPTYNVNLAARYDIPVSDGGTFFVATDWNKQGKTNFVLYDTAEFKSKGNFEGGLKLGYSGDYGAWEVAAFARNITNEKNLKGVIENYMAAVYNEPRIVGVSVDVHWH, from the coding sequence ATGCTGTTGCACCCTCATCTCTCCGCGAGCCGTCCGGCCGCGCGTTCCTCGCGCCTGTCCGGCACCCCGGTCCGCCATCGCCTGGCGCAGGCCTGCGCTGGGCTGCTGCTGGCGTCGATCGCCAGCGCGGCCGTGGCGCAGGATGCGGCGCCGTCGCTGGCCGGTACCGCACCGCAGGCCGCGCGCGGCGCGGCGGCGGGCGATGCGGCGACCTCGCTGGATACCATCACTGTCACCGCCGAGCACCGCGAGCAGAACTTGCAGGAAGTGCCGGTGTCGGTCGGCGTGGTGCAGGGCGATGCGATGCGCAACTACACCGCCGGCGGCGACGATACGCTGCTGGCGCTGTCCGGCCGGGTGCCCAGCTTCTATGCCGAGACCACCACCGGGCGCATCTTCCCGCGCTTCTACATCCGCGGCCTGGGCAACATCGATTTCTATCTCGGCGCTTCGCAGCCGGTGTCGATCATCCAGGACGACGTGGTGCTGGAGCACGTGGTGCTGAAGTCCAATCCGGTCTATGACCTGGACCAGGTGGAAGTGCTGCGCGGTCCGCAGGGGTCGCTGTTCGGCCGCAACACCACCGCCGGCATCGTCAAGTTCGACAGCATCAAGCCCAGCGAGGACTACAGCGGCCGGCTCAGCGCCAGCTACGGCAGCTATGGCACCACCTCGCTCGACGGCGGCTTCGGCGGGCCGGTCAACGACGTGCTGTCGTTCCGCGTGTCGGCGCTGTACCAGCACCGCGACGACTGGGTGGACAACACCTACAGCGGCCCCAGCGCCGACGGCACGGTCACCCCGAAGAAGGACGCGATGGGCGGCTACAACGACCGCAACGCGCGCCTGCAGCTGCTGCTCAAGCCGAGCGAGAACTTCTCGCTGCTGGCTTCGGCGCACACCCGCGACTACGACGGCACCTCCACGCTGTTTCTCCGCAATGCGATCACCAAGGGTTCGGACAAGGTCGACGTGCCGCGCGATCAGGTCGCCTACGACGAGGCGCACGACAATCCGCAGGCGTACAAGACCCACGGCGGCTCGGTCAAGGCGGTGTACGACTTCGGCGGCGTGTCGCTGACCTCGATCAGCGCTTACGAGACCACCTCCGGCTACAGCCGCGGCGATACCGACGGCGGCGCGGCGGCGAACTATCCGGTCAACGGTGTGGCCAACGGCTTCGGCCAGTCGATGGGCCAGGTGCGCGATCTGGACCAGTACACCCAGGAGCTGCGCCTGGCCAGCGAAGGCGATGCGGCGCTGCAGTGGCAGGCCGGCGCGTTCTACTTCGACGGCAAGGACACCACCGATTTCTACCAGCGCGCGTACTTCCTGCAGACCGCCGCGCGCAACCCGAACAACTGGGTGCGCCTGCGCAACAGCAACACCTCGTGGGCCGGTTTCGGCCAGCTGACCTACAAGGCCACCGACGCGCTGACCCTGACCGCCGGCGTGCGCCAGACCCGCGACAGCAAGGAAACCCGGCTGCTCAAGACCGCCGACACCGCCGCCGGCGTAGTCACCTACCGCGGCCGCACCGACGTGCGCATGGCCGACACCCAGCCGAGCTGGGACTTCAGCGCGATGTACGCGATCGACGACAACGTCAGCGTGTACGCCAAGGTCGCCCGCGGCTTCCGCGGCCCGACCATCCAGGGCCGCTCGGCGGTGTTCAACTCCGACTTCACCACCGCCGATTCGGAGACGATCCTGTCGTGGGAAGCGGGCATCAAGAGCAGCCTGTTCGACAACCGGCTGCGCCTGAACGTCACCGGCTTCACCTACACCGTCGACGACATCCAGCTCAACGGCAACGACTCTAACGGCAACGGCGTGCTGTTCAATGCCGACAAGGCCAAGGCCTACGGCCTGGAAGCGGACCTGGACTGGCGCCCGATCCCGAACCTGTCGCTGAGCGCCGGCCTGAGCCTGCTGCACAGCGAGATCCAGGACAAGCGCGTGTATGCGCAGGTGTGCGCGTTGAACGGCGTGGTGGTGTGCACGGTGAACGATCCGACGATCAAGGTCGGCGCCAACACCTTCGCCCAGATCGACGGCGACCCGCTGCCGAACGCGCCGACCTACAACGTGAACCTGGCCGCGCGCTACGACATCCCGGTGTCCGACGGCGGCACGTTCTTCGTCGCCACCGACTGGAACAAGCAGGGCAAGACCAACTTCGTGCTGTACGACACGGCGGAGTTCAAGTCCAAGGGCAATTTCGAGGGCGGGCTGAAGCTGGGCTACAGCGGCGACTACGGCGCGTGGGAAGTGGCGGCGTTCGCGCGCAACATCACCAACGAGAAGAACCTCAAGGGCGTGATCGAGAACTACATGGCGGCGGTGTACAACGAGCCGCGCATCGTCGGCGTATCGGTCGACGTGCATTGGCATTGA
- the rep gene encoding DNA helicase Rep: MHGLNPPQRAAVLHCEGPLLVLAGAGSGKTRVIVEKIAHLIATGRYPAKRIAAITFTNKSAKEMRERVAKRIRGDAADGLTICTFHALGLKFLQIEHAAVGLKRGFSIFDADDAAAQIKDLMHGAKPDAIDDAKNLISRAKNAGLSPEQAMAAARSNREQEAASLYERYQARLSTFNAVDFDDLIRLPVQVLEENEDIVMAWRERIGYLLVDESQDTNDAQYRLLKMLAGPRGNFTCVGDDDQSIYAWRGANPENLMQMGRDYPALQIVKLEQNYRCSNRVLRAANALIAHNPHEHLKTLWSDQADGERIRVWECRDSEHEAEKVAAEIAYLGAAKQAPWSDFCILFRGNFQSRPLEKALQIAGVPYHITGGTAFLERQEVKDVLSWLRLLVNPDDDAAFLRAVQAPKREVGATSLAKLAELASAKHLPMSRAAESMGALQQLPPRAANGLSDFVDVLHELRTASLTLSSADVVRQLAEQSGLIRELRSQCKDETTFQRRRGNLEELAKWFEGGPRGATVGDLAAQLALLSRNDKDDGGNQVRMMTMHASKGLEFRYVFIVGCEDGVLPHEVSLEEGNLQEERRLLYVGITRAKEQLWMSYSKLTRKFGEHIRLKPSRFFDEIPAEEMQRDGADPVADAERKKERATAGLAAIQALFD, encoded by the coding sequence ATGCACGGTCTCAATCCCCCCCAACGCGCCGCGGTGCTGCATTGCGAAGGCCCGTTGCTGGTGCTGGCCGGCGCCGGCAGCGGCAAGACCCGCGTGATCGTGGAAAAGATCGCGCACCTGATCGCCACCGGCCGCTACCCGGCCAAGCGCATCGCCGCGATCACCTTCACCAACAAGTCGGCCAAGGAAATGCGCGAGCGCGTGGCCAAGCGCATCCGCGGCGACGCCGCCGACGGCCTGACCATCTGCACCTTCCATGCGCTGGGACTGAAGTTCCTGCAGATCGAGCACGCCGCGGTCGGCCTGAAGCGCGGCTTCTCGATCTTCGACGCCGACGATGCCGCCGCACAGATCAAGGACCTGATGCACGGCGCCAAGCCCGATGCGATCGACGATGCCAAGAACCTGATCTCGCGCGCCAAGAACGCCGGGCTATCGCCGGAGCAGGCGATGGCCGCGGCGCGCAGCAACCGCGAGCAGGAAGCGGCCAGCCTGTACGAGCGCTACCAGGCGCGGCTGAGCACGTTCAACGCGGTGGACTTCGACGACCTGATCCGCCTGCCGGTGCAGGTGCTGGAGGAGAACGAGGACATCGTCATGGCCTGGCGCGAGCGCATCGGCTACCTGCTGGTGGACGAGAGCCAGGACACCAACGACGCGCAGTACCGGTTGCTGAAGATGCTGGCCGGCCCGCGCGGAAACTTCACCTGCGTGGGCGACGACGACCAGAGCATCTACGCCTGGCGCGGCGCCAACCCGGAAAACCTGATGCAGATGGGCCGCGACTATCCGGCGCTGCAGATCGTCAAGCTGGAGCAGAACTACCGCTGTTCCAACCGCGTGCTGCGCGCGGCCAATGCGCTGATCGCGCACAACCCGCACGAACACCTGAAGACCCTGTGGAGCGACCAGGCCGACGGCGAGCGCATCCGCGTGTGGGAATGCCGCGACAGCGAGCACGAGGCGGAGAAGGTCGCCGCCGAGATCGCCTACCTGGGCGCCGCCAAGCAGGCGCCGTGGAGCGATTTCTGCATCCTGTTCCGCGGCAATTTCCAGTCGCGGCCGCTGGAAAAGGCCTTGCAGATCGCCGGCGTGCCGTACCACATCACCGGCGGCACCGCGTTCCTGGAGCGGCAGGAAGTGAAGGACGTGCTGTCGTGGCTGCGGCTGTTGGTCAATCCCGACGACGATGCCGCGTTCCTGCGTGCGGTGCAGGCGCCCAAGCGCGAAGTCGGCGCCACCTCGCTGGCCAAGCTGGCGGAACTGGCGTCGGCCAAGCATCTGCCGATGTCGCGCGCGGCCGAGTCGATGGGTGCGCTGCAGCAGCTGCCGCCGCGCGCGGCCAACGGCCTGAGCGATTTCGTCGACGTCCTGCACGAGTTGCGCACCGCCTCGCTGACCCTGTCCTCGGCCGACGTGGTACGCCAGCTCGCCGAGCAGTCGGGCCTGATCCGCGAGCTGCGCAGCCAGTGCAAGGACGAGACCACCTTCCAGCGCCGCCGCGGCAACCTGGAAGAACTGGCCAAGTGGTTCGAGGGCGGCCCGCGCGGCGCCACCGTCGGCGACCTGGCCGCGCAGCTGGCGCTGCTGTCGCGCAACGACAAGGACGACGGCGGCAACCAGGTACGGATGATGACGATGCACGCGTCCAAGGGCCTGGAGTTCCGCTACGTGTTCATCGTCGGCTGCGAGGACGGCGTGCTGCCGCACGAGGTCAGCCTGGAGGAAGGCAACCTGCAGGAAGAGCGGCGGCTGCTATACGTGGGCATCACCCGTGCCAAGGAGCAGCTGTGGATGAGCTACAGCAAGCTGACCCGCAAGTTCGGCGAACACATCCGGCTCAAGCCCAGCCGCTTCTTCGACGAGATCCCGGCCGAGGAGATGCAGCGCGACGGCGCCGACCCCGTGGCCGACGCCGAGCGCAAGAAGGAGCGCGCCACGGCCGGGTTGGCAGCGATCCAGGCGTTGTTTGATTGA
- the glyQ gene encoding glycine--tRNA ligase subunit alpha: MPVSRSVPITFQGLIQTLNQFWAQHGCVLIQPLDLEVGAGTFHPATFLRALGPEPWNAAYVQPCRRPTDGRYGENPNRLQRYYQYQVAMKPNPDNIQQLYLDSLKALGIDPLVHDLRFVEDNWESPTLGAWGLGWEVWLNGMEVTQFTYFQQAGGLECKPVLGEITYGLERLCMYLQNCDNVYDLVWTYGPDGTPVTYGDVYHQNEVEQSAYNFEHADVAELFHRFDACEREAQRLVELGLPLPAYEQVTKASHAFNLLDARRAISVTERQRYILRVRALAQAVAKAYHAQREKLGFPGVKR; encoded by the coding sequence ATGCCCGTCTCCCGGTCCGTTCCGATCACGTTCCAGGGTCTGATCCAGACCCTCAACCAGTTCTGGGCGCAGCACGGCTGCGTGCTGATCCAACCGCTGGACCTGGAAGTGGGCGCCGGCACCTTCCATCCGGCCACGTTCCTGCGCGCGCTCGGGCCGGAGCCGTGGAACGCGGCCTACGTGCAGCCCTGCCGCCGCCCCACCGACGGCCGCTACGGCGAGAACCCGAACCGCCTGCAGCGCTACTACCAGTACCAGGTGGCGATGAAGCCGAACCCGGACAACATCCAGCAGCTGTACCTGGATTCGCTCAAGGCGCTGGGCATCGATCCGCTGGTGCACGACCTGCGCTTCGTCGAGGACAACTGGGAATCGCCCACGCTCGGCGCCTGGGGCCTGGGCTGGGAGGTGTGGCTCAACGGCATGGAGGTCACCCAGTTCACCTACTTCCAGCAGGCCGGCGGCCTGGAATGCAAGCCGGTGCTGGGCGAGATCACCTATGGCCTGGAGCGGTTGTGCATGTACCTGCAGAACTGCGACAACGTCTACGACCTGGTGTGGACCTACGGCCCGGACGGTACGCCGGTCACCTACGGCGACGTCTACCACCAGAACGAGGTGGAGCAGAGCGCGTACAACTTCGAGCACGCCGACGTGGCCGAACTGTTCCACCGCTTCGACGCCTGCGAGCGCGAGGCGCAGCGCCTGGTCGAGCTCGGCCTGCCGCTGCCGGCCTACGAGCAGGTGACCAAGGCCAGCCACGCCTTCAACCTGCTCGACGCGCGCCGCGCGATCTCGGTGACCGAACGCCAGCGCTACATCCTGCGCGTGCGCGCGCTGGCGCAGGCGGTGGCCAAGGCCTACCACGCGCAACGCGAGAAGCTGGGCTTCCCCGGCGTGAAGCGCTGA
- the glyS gene encoding glycine--tRNA ligase subunit beta, with the protein MSALHPLLIELGTEELPVKALPGLAQALFDGVIAGLEKRGIAVERGDARPLSTPRRLAVLLPGVAAEQPEQRSEVLGPYLNIALDTDGQPTKALAGFAAKAGIDWTALERTSDAKGERFVHRAVTPGAQTTALLPEILREAIAAMPIPKPMRWGDHDYGFARPVHWLVLLFGSEVVPVQLFGVQADRISRGHRFLHDAPVALAQPGDYVAALQAAQVLVDPDARRARIVAEVEQAARQAGGSARISDDNLEQVVNLVEWPSAVLCHFEQAFLAVPQEALIETMESNQKFFPVLDAGGKLTEHFIGIANIVSRDVAEVAKGYERVIRPRFADAKFFFDEDLKQGLVAMGAGLASVTYQAKLGSIADKVQRVAALAEAIAPLVGVDAAQARRAAELSKNDLQSRMVNEFPELQGIAGRHYAKAAGEPGEIALAIDEAYQPRFAGDDIALSPLGKVLAIAERLDTLAGGFAAGLKPTGNKDPFALRRNALGLARTIIESGFDLNLRDALGAAVHSSSTAMLFSKAAKQQAEADSAKRKGVKVADVQVGGGHMANDHEVAAEVFDFILDRLRGYYTDKGVPATHFNAVAALFSVGAEGSAASVGAASAATATHGSLYDFDRRIDAIGIFATLPEAEALAAANKRIRNILRKAEGAIPAQIDPTLLREPAESALAEAVEAAIVETDGALRQHDYVTVLNFLARLRPQVDAFFDGVMVNVDDQELRGNRLALLKRLGDRLGSVAAIEHLSS; encoded by the coding sequence ATGAGCGCACTACATCCCCTGCTGATCGAACTGGGTACCGAGGAACTGCCGGTCAAGGCGCTGCCGGGCCTGGCGCAGGCCTTGTTCGACGGGGTGATCGCCGGGCTGGAGAAGCGCGGCATCGCGGTCGAGCGCGGCGACGCCAGGCCGCTGTCCACCCCGCGCCGGCTGGCGGTGCTGCTGCCGGGCGTGGCTGCGGAACAGCCGGAGCAGCGTTCGGAAGTGCTCGGCCCGTATCTCAACATCGCTTTGGACACCGATGGCCAGCCGACCAAGGCGCTGGCCGGCTTCGCCGCCAAGGCCGGCATCGACTGGACCGCGCTGGAGCGCACCAGCGACGCCAAGGGCGAACGTTTCGTGCACCGCGCGGTGACCCCGGGCGCGCAGACGACCGCGCTGCTGCCGGAGATCCTGCGCGAGGCGATCGCGGCGATGCCGATCCCCAAGCCGATGCGCTGGGGCGACCACGATTACGGATTCGCGCGGCCGGTGCACTGGCTGGTGCTGCTGTTCGGCAGCGAGGTGGTGCCGGTGCAGTTGTTCGGCGTGCAGGCCGACCGCATTAGCCGCGGCCACCGCTTCCTGCACGACGCACCGGTCGCACTGGCCCAGCCGGGCGACTACGTGGCCGCATTGCAAGCCGCGCAGGTGCTGGTGGATCCGGACGCGCGCCGCGCGCGCATCGTCGCCGAGGTCGAGCAGGCCGCGCGCCAGGCCGGCGGCAGCGCGCGCATTTCCGACGACAACCTGGAGCAGGTGGTGAACCTGGTCGAATGGCCGTCGGCGGTGCTGTGCCATTTCGAACAGGCGTTCCTGGCGGTGCCGCAGGAAGCGCTGATCGAGACGATGGAGAGCAACCAGAAGTTCTTCCCCGTACTCGACGCCGGCGGCAAGCTCACCGAGCACTTCATCGGCATCGCCAACATCGTCTCGCGCGACGTGGCCGAAGTGGCCAAGGGCTACGAGCGGGTGATCCGCCCGCGCTTCGCCGACGCCAAGTTCTTCTTCGACGAGGACCTCAAGCAGGGCCTGGTCGCGATGGGCGCAGGGTTGGCCAGCGTGACCTACCAGGCCAAGCTCGGCAGCATCGCCGACAAGGTACAGCGCGTGGCCGCGCTGGCCGAGGCGATCGCGCCGCTGGTCGGCGTGGACGCGGCGCAGGCGCGCCGCGCCGCCGAATTGAGCAAGAACGACCTGCAGTCGCGCATGGTCAACGAATTCCCGGAACTGCAGGGCATCGCCGGTCGCCACTACGCCAAGGCCGCCGGCGAACCGGGCGAGATCGCCCTGGCGATCGACGAGGCCTACCAGCCGCGCTTCGCCGGCGACGACATCGCGCTGTCGCCGCTGGGCAAGGTGCTGGCGATTGCCGAACGCCTGGACACGCTGGCCGGTGGCTTCGCCGCGGGCCTGAAGCCGACCGGCAACAAGGACCCGTTCGCGCTGCGGCGCAATGCGCTGGGGTTGGCGCGGACTATCATTGAGAGTGGATTTGATCTGAATCTGCGAGACGCATTAGGCGCAGCGGTTCATTCTTCCAGTACTGCCATGTTGTTCTCCAAAGCAGCCAAACAGCAGGCTGAGGCCGATAGTGCCAAGCGCAAGGGCGTAAAAGTCGCTGACGTACAAGTCGGAGGCGGGCACATGGCAAATGACCATGAAGTCGCAGCAGAAGTCTTTGACTTCATCCTCGACCGCCTGCGCGGCTACTACACCGACAAGGGCGTGCCGGCGACGCATTTCAACGCGGTGGCCGCCTTGTTCTCGGTCGGGGCTGAAGGAAGCGCGGCTTCTGTAGGAGCGGCTTCAGCCGCGACCGCCACCCACGGATCGCTGTACGACTTCGACCGCCGCATCGACGCGATCGGCATCTTCGCCACGCTGCCAGAGGCAGAGGCGCTGGCTGCGGCCAACAAGCGCATCCGCAACATCCTGCGCAAGGCAGAAGGCGCGATTCCTGCGCAGATCGACCCGACCCTGCTGCGCGAGCCGGCCGAAAGCGCACTGGCCGAAGCGGTGGAAGCGGCGATCGTGGAAACCGACGGCGCGCTGCGCCAGCACGACTACGTCACCGTACTGAACTTCCTGGCGCGGCTGCGGCCGCAGGTGGACGCGTTCTTCGACGGGGTGATGGTCAACGTCGACGACCAAGAGCTGCGCGGCAACCGCCTGGCCCTGCTCAAGCGCCTGGGCGACCGCCTCGGCAGCGTCGCGGCGATCGAGCACCTGTCGTCGTAA
- a CDS encoding thymidine kinase encodes MAKLYFYYSAMNAGKTTTLLQSAHNYRERGMRTAILTPRLDHRDGSGVVASRIGLRADGNTFVPDTDLLALLQDDIARDGALHCVLVDEAQFLSRAQVWQLSEVVDRLRIPVLCYGLRTDFRGELFEGSQYLLAWADELQEIKTICHTGSKATMTVRVDADGHAVQDGPQVEIGGNERYVSVSRAEFKKIMRGEGRIDPLQIALPI; translated from the coding sequence ATGGCGAAACTGTATTTCTACTATTCGGCGATGAACGCCGGCAAGACCACGACGCTGCTGCAGTCGGCGCACAACTATCGCGAGCGCGGCATGCGCACCGCGATCCTGACCCCGCGCCTGGACCACCGCGACGGCAGCGGCGTGGTCGCCTCGCGCATCGGCCTGCGCGCCGATGGCAACACCTTCGTGCCGGACACCGACCTGCTGGCGCTGCTGCAGGACGACATCGCGCGCGACGGCGCGCTGCATTGCGTGCTGGTGGACGAGGCGCAGTTCCTCAGCCGCGCGCAGGTCTGGCAGCTCAGCGAGGTGGTCGACCGGCTGCGCATCCCGGTGCTGTGCTACGGCCTGCGCACCGATTTCCGCGGCGAGCTGTTCGAGGGCAGCCAGTACCTGCTGGCCTGGGCCGACGAGCTGCAGGAGATCAAGACCATCTGCCACACCGGCAGCAAGGCGACGATGACCGTGCGTGTGGATGCCGACGGCCATGCCGTACAGGACGGTCCGCAGGTGGAGATCGGCGGCAACGAGCGCTACGTGTCGGTGAGCCGCGCCGAGTTCAAGAAGATCATGCGCGGCGAAGGCCGCATCGATCCGCTGCAGATCGCGTTGCCGATTTAG